In Candidatus Hydrogenedentota bacterium, a single window of DNA contains:
- the csrA gene encoding carbon storage regulator CsrA codes for MLVLTRKENENIMIGDDIVVKVLDVRENQVKIGIVAPRSVAVHRQEVYDAIQAENSQAARVTQVEAITNLIPR; via the coding sequence ATGCTCGTTCTGACGCGTAAAGAGAATGAGAACATCATGATTGGGGACGACATTGTCGTGAAGGTTCTCGATGTCCGCGAAAATCAAGTGAAGATTGGAATCGTGGCTCCACGCTCGGTAGCCGTGCATCGCCAAGAAGTCTACGACGCTATTCAGGCGGAAAACTCGCAGGCAGCCCGGGTCACCCAAGTGGAAGCGATCACCAATCTGATACCGCGTTAA